A single Trypanosoma brucei gambiense DAL972 chromosome 9, complete sequence DNA region contains:
- a CDS encoding peroxisomal membrane protein 4, putative: MRSFPTPRPAAICDLWHLSATGYCFPVTPSCNVHIRYSAWTPFFGLSILFFVSVTVSCVSALVGTGSISTSHSVAKGRPQLRVVMAAEPVDRGCGPISAAKKVTLLIDDMIRSGKYKILFDALKSFRNGFVYGARIRAPHALVLNLVWSSAPYSVIARRVFDATRQHALRLGATAFTFSLLRSLMALVEGRQRPWHSVVAGFIIGCLYWGEQGAVTVQMSMYILSRILSALFFILMERLAVTTSVHPPPWAFRLYSGVLWMFVMPLFLYHREALQPTMRTSMQYIYEDCTRYSNWYNLLCFNSDTSF, from the coding sequence ATGAGGTCTTTTCCTACCCCAAGGCCTGCGGCTATTTGTGATTTGTGGCATCTGTCAGCTACCGGTTATTGTTTTCCGGTCACCCCCAGTTGCAATGTTCACATCCGCTACTCTGCGTGGACTCCGTTCTTCGGACTATCCatcctctttttcgtttctgttACCGTTTCCTGCGTTTCCGCTTTAGTTGGGACCGGATCAATATCGACAAGTCACTCCGTCGCTAAAGGAAGGCCACAATTACGTGTAGTCATGGCGGCTGAGCCCGTGGACAGGGGTTGTGGTCCCATTAGTGCAGCCAAGAAAGTCACACTTCTGATTGACGACATGATTCGGTCTGGTAAGTACAAAATACTATTTGATGCCCTTAAGTCGTTCCGCAACGGATTTGTCTACGGCGCTCGTATTCGCGCTCCTCATGCCCTTGTGCTCAACTTGGTTTGGAGTAGCGCACCGTACAGCGTCATTGCCCGTCGCGTATTCGATGCCACGCGTCAGCACGCCCTTCGACTGGGTGCCACTGCTTTCACGTTTTCGCTGCTCCGCTCGCTAATGGCTTTGGTAGAGGGGAGGCAACGACCCTGGCATAGCGTGGTGGCGGGGTTCATTATTGGTTGCTTGTATTGGGGTGAACAAGGTGCTGTGACTGTCCAGATGAGTATGTACATCCTCTCCCGCATATTAAGTGCGTTGTTTTTCATTCTAATGGAGAGGTTGGCTGTTACAACCTCTGTTCACCCACCTCCTTGGGCATTTCGGTTGTACTCGGGTGTGCTGTGGATGTTCGTGATGCCCCTTTTCTTATACCACAGGGAGGCGCTGCAACCAACGATGCGCACATCTATGCAGTACATATACGAGGACTGTACGCGTTACAGCAACTGGTATAACTTACTTTGCTTTAACAGTGATACTTCCTTTTAA